One genomic segment of Pseudomonas sp. p1(2021b) includes these proteins:
- a CDS encoding DUF3613 domain-containing protein, with protein sequence MRALMITLVLLACPLSAQAEEPLRRPPPDSAAEAWLRVQASNQQASPRLQVQTAAERDAAMQRWLDTYKYPIPEVFRWQKMSSSDD encoded by the coding sequence ATGCGTGCATTGATGATCACACTGGTCCTGCTGGCCTGCCCTTTGTCAGCCCAGGCCGAAGAACCGCTTCGCCGACCACCGCCGGATTCGGCTGCCGAAGCCTGGTTGCGTGTGCAGGCGAGCAACCAGCAGGCCTCGCCCAGGCTGCAGGTGCAGACTGCGGCCGAGCGGGATGCCGCCATGCAGCGATGGCTGGACACCTACAAGTATCCGATCCCCGAGGTGTTCCGCTGGCAGAAGATGAGTTCGTCCGATGATTGA
- a CDS encoding PAS domain-containing sensor histidine kinase, which yields MTGLFDRWLGAPPPAAEAEVPVAVGLQLWLDPQGTVLRLSGPLRTLLALPLKGGGRVHDYLERHSWLVLEGEPADWQGQALDLDFHTVTGHPLRTRGWLMRQGDGWLLQLFDIGDLLREGAHARQDQDQRQLALEIGRAVRECSEDHLVACVTEQLQRLAACWQVQAVRVLLREAEGWCSFADNCCDWPWPEDVRLQPWLSTQALDSAVADELLALCGGVSLSLLPYREGPDVQAWLLCAGGAMPEGDGPDQAWHALAQVLLGRYRHARSQRQAHYLDALQQQLGAGWWAWSAERGLQLDHALAARFDLPGEPGLEQWLARLHPADREPAQLALEQARSGADLSLSVRMPEGAGQTVSWFHWVGRWQNRQLQGFLLDISALKAQELQAGAARARLENLIASSPAVIYIQRYAEGALHSEFFSASLMPLLGWAMDSEQARQPGLAVHPEDRPLWLERTRTLLRDGQARCRYRLRDNLGGYHWVLDEARLLRNDLGQPVEVVGLWLDVSEATEAAERVRQSEERYRVLVEDSPAMICRYRPDLGLVFGNRPLADYLQCAPADLVGMNLGQWLSDEQREAFLARLAALTPEQPVSSAEICLQLPGREHAWWVWADRGLFDEQGQLLEIQAVGRDNTEVRRSQRQLFQGAKMATLGELTTGLLHEINQPLNVMRMAAANALKRLENGTAEPAYLEDKLHRIEAQIERTARLVDHMRVFGRRSEVERQRFVAWGAVAEAVALLEDNLRGKGVALRIEVPDEQPEVLGHQDQLEQVLINLIINARDALLEQRRGEAWINIRQTLLPGELSLWVEDNGGGIDPRLMVRIFEPFFTTKPAGVGTGLGLSVSYGIVEGMGGRLSVTNGVEGACFRVCLPLV from the coding sequence GTGACGGGCCTGTTCGATCGTTGGCTGGGGGCGCCGCCGCCTGCCGCCGAAGCCGAGGTGCCCGTGGCGGTGGGCTTGCAGCTGTGGCTCGACCCGCAAGGCACCGTGCTGCGGTTATCCGGCCCCCTGCGTACGTTGCTGGCATTGCCGCTCAAAGGCGGTGGCCGCGTGCACGACTACCTGGAGCGGCACAGCTGGTTGGTGCTGGAAGGGGAACCGGCGGACTGGCAGGGGCAAGCGCTGGACCTGGATTTCCATACGGTCACCGGTCACCCCCTGCGCACCCGTGGCTGGCTGATGCGCCAGGGTGATGGCTGGTTGCTGCAACTGTTCGATATCGGTGACCTGTTGCGCGAAGGGGCCCATGCCCGGCAAGACCAGGACCAGAGGCAACTGGCGCTGGAGATCGGCCGCGCCGTACGCGAATGCAGCGAAGACCACTTGGTGGCTTGCGTCACCGAGCAGCTGCAGCGCCTGGCCGCGTGTTGGCAGGTGCAGGCCGTGCGTGTGCTGCTGCGCGAGGCCGAGGGGTGGTGCAGTTTCGCCGACAACTGCTGCGACTGGCCCTGGCCTGAGGACGTGCGCCTGCAACCTTGGTTGTCGACACAGGCGTTGGACAGCGCCGTGGCTGACGAGCTGCTGGCCTTGTGCGGCGGAGTTTCGCTGTCGCTGCTGCCTTACCGCGAGGGCCCGGATGTCCAGGCCTGGCTGCTGTGCGCCGGCGGCGCCATGCCCGAGGGCGATGGCCCGGACCAGGCATGGCATGCCTTGGCGCAGGTGTTGCTGGGCCGATACCGGCATGCCCGGTCGCAGCGCCAGGCCCACTACCTGGATGCGCTGCAGCAACAGCTGGGCGCCGGTTGGTGGGCATGGTCGGCTGAGCGCGGCCTGCAGCTGGATCATGCCTTGGCCGCGCGCTTCGACCTGCCGGGTGAACCGGGCCTGGAACAATGGCTGGCGCGCCTGCACCCGGCCGATCGCGAGCCGGCGCAGTTGGCCCTCGAGCAGGCGCGCAGCGGCGCGGACCTGAGCCTGAGCGTGCGCATGCCGGAAGGCGCCGGCCAGACGGTGAGCTGGTTCCATTGGGTGGGCCGTTGGCAGAACCGCCAGTTGCAGGGCTTTTTGCTCGATATCAGCGCGCTCAAGGCCCAGGAGCTGCAGGCGGGCGCGGCCCGGGCACGGCTGGAGAACCTGATCGCCAGCTCGCCCGCGGTGATCTATATCCAGCGCTATGCCGAGGGCGCGCTGCACAGTGAATTCTTCAGCGCCAGCCTGATGCCCTTGCTCGGCTGGGCCATGGACAGCGAACAAGCCCGCCAACCGGGCCTGGCGGTTCACCCCGAGGATCGCCCGTTGTGGCTCGAGCGTACCCGCACCTTGCTGCGCGATGGCCAGGCCCGTTGCCGCTATCGCCTGCGCGATAACCTGGGCGGGTACCACTGGGTGCTGGATGAGGCGCGCCTGTTGCGCAATGACCTGGGCCAGCCGGTGGAGGTGGTTGGCCTGTGGCTGGATGTCAGCGAGGCGACCGAGGCCGCCGAGCGGGTGCGCCAGAGCGAGGAACGCTATCGCGTGCTGGTGGAGGACTCCCCGGCGATGATCTGCCGCTACCGCCCGGACCTTGGCCTGGTGTTTGGCAATCGGCCCCTGGCCGATTACCTGCAATGCGCACCGGCGGACCTGGTGGGGATGAACCTGGGCCAGTGGCTGTCGGACGAGCAGCGCGAGGCATTCCTGGCACGCCTTGCGGCCCTGACCCCAGAGCAACCCGTGAGCAGCGCGGAGATCTGCCTGCAATTGCCTGGCCGCGAGCATGCCTGGTGGGTCTGGGCCGACCGTGGCCTGTTCGATGAACAGGGGCAGCTGTTGGAGATCCAGGCCGTGGGCCGCGACAACACTGAGGTACGGCGCAGTCAGCGGCAATTGTTCCAGGGCGCCAAGATGGCCACCCTGGGCGAGTTGACCACCGGCTTGCTGCACGAGATCAACCAACCGCTCAATGTGATGCGCATGGCCGCTGCCAATGCGCTCAAACGTCTGGAAAACGGCACGGCGGAGCCGGCCTACCTGGAAGACAAGCTGCACCGCATCGAGGCGCAAATCGAACGCACTGCGCGCCTGGTGGACCACATGCGCGTGTTCGGCCGCCGCTCGGAAGTCGAACGCCAGCGCTTCGTCGCCTGGGGCGCAGTGGCCGAGGCGGTGGCGCTGCTCGAAGACAACCTGCGCGGCAAAGGTGTGGCCCTGCGCATCGAGGTCCCCGACGAGCAACCTGAGGTGCTGGGGCATCAGGACCAGCTGGAACAGGTGCTGATCAATCTCATCATCAACGCCCGCGACGCCCTGCTCGAACAGCGCCGGGGCGAGGCGTGGATCAACATCCGCCAGACCCTGCTGCCCGGTGAGCTTTCCCTGTGGGTGGAGGACAACGGCGGCGGTATCGACCCACGCTTGATGGTGCGGATCTTCGAGCCGTTCTTCACCACCAAGCCGGCGGGCGTGGGGACCGGGTTGGGGTTGTCGGTGAGCTATGGGATCGTCGAAGGGATGGGGGGGAGATTGAGTGTGACGAATGGGGTGGAAGGGGCTTGTTTCAGGGTTTGCTTGCCGCTTGTTTAG
- a CDS encoding CpaF family protein has protein sequence MSADEPFGGPRHATADPQALKRALHRFVIDAMEDSGRNLLEGARPALTQFVGEQVGDYIARLHLALSRYETERLAEELVDELTGFGPLEVLLRDPSVTEILVNGPHRVFVERGGLLQRTDLRFIDAHHVERVMQRILAPLGRRLDESSPMVDARLPDGSRVNAIIPPVALDGPCLSIRKFRQDMLKSADLLATRAIDQAIFDFFENAVGRRCNILVSGGTGTGKTTLLNILSQMIAPHERLVTIEDVAELQLHHPHVVRLETRPPNAEGHGEIKASELIRNALRMRPDRILLGEIRGAEVLDVLTAMNTGHDGSMSTVHANTAQDALLRLETLVGLTGRQIAEKTLRQMICAALDVVIQLTRLADGRRCVSEVLEVVGVRDDVYVTNTLFRLDRRGGDGFLREAPNPAGAKLRNEGLS, from the coding sequence ATGAGTGCCGACGAACCCTTTGGCGGCCCCCGCCACGCCACCGCCGACCCCCAGGCGCTCAAGCGGGCCCTGCACCGTTTCGTCATCGACGCCATGGAAGACAGCGGCCGCAACCTGCTCGAAGGCGCACGGCCGGCGCTGACCCAGTTCGTCGGGGAACAGGTGGGGGACTATATCGCGCGCCTGCACCTGGCCCTGTCGCGCTACGAGACCGAGCGCCTGGCCGAGGAACTGGTGGACGAGCTCACTGGCTTCGGCCCGCTGGAGGTGTTGCTGCGCGACCCCAGCGTCACCGAGATCCTGGTCAACGGCCCGCATCGGGTATTCGTGGAGCGGGGCGGGCTGCTGCAGCGCACCGACTTGCGCTTCATCGATGCCCACCATGTGGAGCGGGTGATGCAGCGTATCCTCGCACCGCTCGGTCGGCGCCTGGACGAGTCGTCGCCGATGGTCGACGCGCGCCTGCCCGACGGCAGCCGGGTCAATGCGATCATCCCGCCGGTGGCGCTGGACGGGCCCTGCCTGTCGATCCGCAAGTTCCGCCAGGACATGCTCAAGAGTGCCGACCTGTTGGCCACCCGAGCCATCGACCAGGCGATCTTCGATTTCTTCGAAAATGCCGTGGGGCGCCGTTGCAACATCCTGGTCAGTGGCGGCACCGGCACCGGCAAGACCACCCTGCTCAACATCCTCAGCCAGATGATCGCGCCCCATGAGCGGCTGGTGACCATCGAGGACGTGGCGGAACTGCAATTGCATCACCCCCATGTGGTGCGCCTGGAAACCCGCCCGCCGAATGCCGAGGGGCATGGCGAGATCAAGGCCAGCGAGCTGATCCGCAATGCCTTGCGCATGCGCCCGGACCGCATCCTGCTCGGCGAGATCCGCGGCGCCGAGGTGCTCGATGTACTCACGGCGATGAACACCGGGCATGACGGTTCGATGAGTACGGTGCACGCCAACACCGCCCAGGATGCCCTGCTGCGCCTGGAAACCCTGGTGGGACTGACCGGGCGGCAGATTGCCGAGAAGACCTTGCGGCAGATGATCTGCGCGGCGCTCGACGTGGTGATCCAGCTGACCCGTCTGGCCGATGGGCGTCGCTGTGTCAGCGAGGTGCTCGAAGTGGTCGGGGTGCGCGACGATGTGTATGTCACCAATACGTTGTTCCGCCTCGACCGGCGTGGCGGCGACGGTTTCCTGCGCGAGGCGCCGAACCCGGCGGGCGCCAAGCTGCGCAATGAGGGCCTGTCGTGA
- a CDS encoding TadE/TadG family type IV pilus assembly protein, with protein MKASLARRQKGAAAIEFVAVFMVFFAVFYGLVSYALPMLMLQSFNQATSEAVRRCVALEPGSGSAGYETLARQVIDQQLAWMPAALGFSAASHARVALVDNLLTVSIDYPREQLTDVLPVLVLPLIGDVPRLPEHLQAEASLQL; from the coding sequence ATGAAAGCAAGCCTGGCGAGACGGCAAAAAGGCGCGGCAGCCATCGAGTTTGTCGCAGTCTTCATGGTGTTTTTCGCAGTGTTCTACGGGTTGGTCAGCTACGCGCTGCCAATGCTCATGCTGCAGTCGTTCAACCAGGCCACCAGCGAGGCGGTACGCCGCTGCGTGGCGCTGGAGCCGGGCAGTGGCAGCGCTGGCTACGAGACCCTGGCGCGTCAGGTGATCGACCAACAGCTGGCCTGGATGCCTGCGGCACTGGGCTTCTCGGCCGCCAGCCATGCGCGGGTGGCGTTGGTGGACAACCTGCTGACCGTCTCGATCGACTACCCCCGGGAGCAGTTGACCGATGTGCTGCCGGTCCTGGTGCTGCCGCTGATAGGTGACGTCCCTCGGTTGCCCGAGCACCTGCAGGCCGAAGCGAGCCTGCAACTGTGA
- a CDS encoding type II secretion system F family protein: protein MALLLCALCLLVVSLLLGLQALRQLRARQLVARRLQGQLAREERLEDWLHWLGSTSLGQRLQKLDGETQALLDRVGWRRSRQRALFAALQLGLPVVALAMALLLQHGLAGGGGGHWLVLSLCALCIGYLLPKRVLAIAALRRQQRIALEVSLLIPLLRILFETGLAVEQALRVLSHEGRSLVPEISEELRLVLQRVDSGLALGPELEKTAQLLAVDEFIDTCVILRQLLVQGSGAMKSLQALKALLDDRRLTRLQERVSKMSAKMSAVMMMFLFPALLIVLAGPGFTALTRALAS, encoded by the coding sequence ATGGCGTTGTTGCTCTGTGCCCTGTGCCTGCTCGTCGTCTCCCTTTTGCTGGGCCTGCAGGCCCTGCGCCAGTTGCGCGCGCGGCAGCTGGTCGCCCGTCGTCTGCAAGGCCAGCTGGCGCGCGAAGAGCGCTTGGAGGACTGGCTGCATTGGCTGGGCAGCACCTCGCTGGGGCAACGGTTGCAGAAGCTGGACGGCGAAACCCAGGCCCTGCTGGACCGCGTGGGCTGGCGCCGCAGCCGTCAGCGCGCCTTGTTCGCCGCCCTGCAACTGGGGTTGCCGGTGGTGGCCTTGGCCATGGCCTTGTTGCTCCAGCATGGCCTGGCAGGCGGCGGGGGCGGCCATTGGTTGGTCTTGTCGTTGTGCGCCCTGTGCATCGGCTATTTGTTGCCCAAGCGCGTGCTGGCGATAGCGGCGCTGCGCCGCCAGCAGCGCATCGCCCTGGAGGTGAGCCTGCTGATTCCGCTGCTGCGCATCCTGTTCGAGACCGGCCTGGCCGTGGAGCAGGCCCTGCGTGTGCTGAGCCATGAAGGCCGTAGCCTGGTGCCGGAAATCAGTGAGGAGCTACGTCTGGTCCTGCAACGGGTGGACTCGGGCCTGGCCCTGGGCCCGGAGCTCGAGAAAACCGCCCAGTTGCTGGCGGTGGATGAGTTCATCGACACCTGCGTGATCCTGCGCCAGTTGCTGGTGCAGGGCAGCGGCGCGATGAAATCGCTGCAGGCACTCAAGGCCTTGCTCGATGACCGGCGCCTGACCCGTTTGCAGGAGCGGGTCTCGAAGATGTCGGCAAAAATGTCGGCCGTGATGATGATGTTCTTGTTCCCGGCCCTGCTCATTGTCCTGGCCGGGCCGGGGTTCACCGCACTGACGCGGGCCTTGGCGTCCTGA
- a CDS encoding pilus assembly protein TadG-related protein, translated as MVPHSAIHQRGAIGLMAALTLGLALLFMLLVVDSGRLYLEQRKLQRIADMAALEAVSGNGNCVGASPSAIDLARKAAVRNGHADSTEHTLIIECGNIKAGASGLRAFVVDANQDQAIRVTVSHRVPSSIVAGAWNLVASGTSSARTRLQAQATAGRVGPALARLAIRTSLAEVDTAKSALLNSTLGALLNSQLSLSAAQWNGLLNADLNLLHFLDALTLTAGTYTELLQSTVALSDVFTAMAQVAAQDNPLIDVSGLVAISTATKDAGGIVLGELINIQNGNTSSGLNATLKAFELVQGTIELANSKHAVETTLPVNVLGLGGISTRLKIIDPPQISVVGDPSLAQTEPSAPGQIYVKTAQTRILLRADLSTLLLDLNLLPNLVLDIGLELASANSHVQEHDCSSALTKRLGVKNESAAAHILVGRIDMAKFFDSHQPPTVSPLVILKLPLLLEVTLKTDSKIISNTEFYNYAKPPNLDQLPMTHVMSTKNIVTGLGNALRHVELTPNVVGLNLVISGISTLLGALLDPLINNLLDLLGVDLNSARIDANLSCQSGRPQLLL; from the coding sequence GTGGTTCCTCATTCCGCTATCCACCAACGCGGCGCGATCGGCCTGATGGCCGCCCTCACCCTGGGCTTGGCATTGCTCTTCATGTTGTTGGTGGTCGATAGCGGCAGGCTGTATTTGGAGCAACGCAAGTTGCAGCGGATTGCCGATATGGCGGCGTTGGAGGCCGTGAGCGGAAATGGGAACTGTGTGGGCGCTAGTCCCAGTGCGATAGATCTGGCGCGAAAAGCCGCCGTTCGTAATGGTCATGCCGATTCAACAGAACACACGCTGATCATTGAGTGCGGCAACATAAAAGCTGGGGCATCTGGTCTTCGTGCATTCGTGGTAGACGCCAATCAAGACCAAGCCATCCGAGTAACCGTCAGCCATCGTGTTCCTAGCAGTATCGTCGCCGGCGCGTGGAATTTGGTTGCATCAGGAACAAGTAGCGCGCGGACACGGTTACAAGCCCAAGCGACTGCAGGACGCGTGGGCCCCGCGCTAGCCAGACTTGCTATTCGTACCAGCCTAGCGGAGGTCGATACAGCCAAAAGCGCACTTTTGAACAGTACCCTCGGCGCATTATTGAACTCACAGCTAAGCCTGAGCGCTGCTCAATGGAACGGCTTATTAAATGCGGATTTGAATTTGCTACATTTTTTAGACGCCCTCACCCTTACAGCAGGCACCTATACAGAATTACTGCAAAGCACCGTGGCACTAAGCGATGTATTCACCGCCATGGCTCAGGTCGCCGCACAGGACAACCCGCTGATTGATGTCAGCGGTCTTGTCGCAATCAGTACCGCCACAAAGGACGCCGGCGGTATAGTGCTTGGCGAACTCATTAACATTCAGAATGGGAATACAAGCTCCGGCCTGAATGCGACTCTGAAAGCTTTTGAGTTGGTGCAAGGTACTATTGAATTGGCCAACAGCAAACACGCCGTAGAGACAACGCTCCCGGTCAATGTCCTGGGCTTAGGGGGTATATCCACACGCCTAAAAATTATCGACCCCCCGCAGATTTCCGTCGTAGGTGACCCTTCATTGGCACAGACTGAGCCTTCCGCACCGGGTCAAATCTACGTGAAGACCGCACAGACACGAATTCTACTTCGGGCAGATCTTAGCACGCTGTTACTTGACCTAAATCTTTTGCCCAATCTGGTTTTAGATATCGGCTTGGAGCTTGCCTCAGCTAATAGCCATGTTCAGGAGCACGATTGCAGTTCGGCACTGACTAAAAGACTCGGAGTGAAAAACGAATCCGCCGCCGCACACATACTCGTCGGCAGAATTGATATGGCAAAATTTTTCGACAGCCATCAACCCCCAACCGTTTCGCCCTTAGTTATTCTTAAACTACCACTACTTCTTGAAGTCACGCTGAAAACAGACTCTAAAATCATTTCCAATACCGAATTTTATAATTACGCCAAGCCGCCAAATCTTGACCAACTGCCAATGACTCACGTCATGAGCACGAAAAACATCGTCACTGGTCTCGGCAACGCTTTGAGGCATGTAGAACTTACACCCAACGTGGTTGGATTGAATCTGGTCATTAGCGGAATTTCCACTCTATTAGGTGCATTATTGGACCCATTGATCAACAACCTGCTCGATTTGCTAGGCGTAGACCTCAACAGTGCAAGAATTGATGCAAACCTGAGCTGCCAAAGTGGCCGCCCGCAACTATTACTCTAA
- a CDS encoding prepilin peptidase yields the protein MQSIVLLMWLALCTEQDLRERQLSNTLTLGVAACALAWLFATGHSWIGADASEAGWALAIVMLLTLPGYMLGRFGAGDVKLMGALALATSPHYVLGTFIGAGLAVVAWLLGRRRLWLLLNPKLKKRLQALAEEVGDKQPFAPYVLVGFLLTAVWIQ from the coding sequence ATGCAAAGCATTGTTCTCCTGATGTGGCTTGCCTTGTGCACCGAACAAGATCTCCGTGAACGCCAGCTTTCCAACACCCTTACCCTGGGTGTCGCAGCCTGTGCACTGGCCTGGCTGTTCGCCACCGGTCACAGCTGGATCGGCGCCGATGCCAGCGAGGCGGGCTGGGCACTGGCCATCGTCATGCTGCTCACCCTGCCCGGCTACATGCTCGGCCGTTTCGGCGCCGGCGACGTCAAGCTGATGGGCGCCCTGGCCCTGGCCACCAGCCCGCACTACGTCCTGGGGACCTTCATCGGAGCCGGGCTGGCCGTGGTGGCCTGGCTGCTCGGTCGGCGCAGGCTCTGGTTGTTGCTCAACCCCAAGTTGAAGAAGCGCCTGCAAGCCTTGGCCGAGGAGGTCGGTGACAAACAACCGTTCGCGCCCTACGTGTTGGTGGGCTTCCTATTGACTGCTGTATGGATTCAATAG
- a CDS encoding type II secretion system F family protein produces the protein MMGPLLLGLSPLLLGIALLLWRRGLHKRGEERILQRLGRAYQMVRTGSARRDWLDPLLQRAGLAPGELRVRPWLLGWLAVVALTGWWAGWVAALMLLVGLPLLGYLYLSLRYRRRVAQIINQLPGLLDYSVRSLKAGRTLSDAVLGGIDGPREPLRSAMGRVRRNVQLGVPLEEAVSELAELYEQDELRLFALGLRINQHYGGNASELLENLIKLIREREHGARQLKAMTGETRVTAWILGALPLAMVAYFLMGNPGYLLAMWRDSHGQMMLLFAFVLQAVGCLVLWRMMRSL, from the coding sequence GTGATGGGCCCGTTGTTGCTGGGGTTGTCGCCGCTGCTGCTGGGCATCGCCCTGCTGCTGTGGCGCCGGGGCCTGCACAAACGCGGCGAGGAACGCATCCTCCAGCGCCTGGGCCGCGCCTACCAAATGGTGCGTACGGGCAGTGCCCGGCGCGATTGGCTCGACCCACTGCTGCAACGGGCGGGGCTGGCCCCAGGCGAGCTGCGTGTGCGCCCTTGGTTGCTGGGTTGGCTGGCAGTGGTGGCCTTGACCGGGTGGTGGGCCGGCTGGGTGGCGGCACTGATGCTGCTGGTGGGTTTGCCGCTGCTTGGCTATCTCTATCTGAGCTTGCGCTATCGTCGTCGGGTGGCGCAGATCATCAACCAATTGCCTGGCCTGCTGGACTACAGCGTGCGCAGCCTCAAGGCCGGGCGCACCCTGAGCGATGCCGTGCTCGGTGGTATCGACGGCCCCCGCGAACCCCTGCGGTCGGCCATGGGCCGGGTGCGGCGCAACGTGCAGTTGGGCGTGCCTCTGGAGGAGGCGGTGAGTGAACTGGCCGAACTGTACGAGCAGGACGAGTTGCGGTTGTTCGCGTTGGGGCTGCGCATCAACCAGCATTACGGTGGCAATGCCAGTGAGCTGCTGGAGAACCTGATCAAGTTGATCCGCGAACGCGAACACGGCGCGCGCCAGCTCAAGGCCATGACCGGTGAGACGCGGGTCACCGCGTGGATCCTGGGTGCCTTGCCGCTGGCGATGGTCGCCTATTTCCTGATGGGTAACCCCGGCTACCTGCTGGCCATGTGGCGCGACAGCCACGGGCAGATGATGTTGTTGTTCGCCTTCGTGCTGCAGGCGGTCGGTTGCCTGGTGCTCTGGCGCATGATGAGGAGCCTGTGA
- a CDS encoding response regulator transcription factor, which produces MNKYASAVKILVVDDEPLVVEELCEFLEGNGYTCIPAHCAVEAIERYQADEHIGLVLCDLDMPDIDGVEMVHALKGINGRQRVFEAIMLTGRAEKQDVIRALREGFTDYYQKPIDLKDLLEGVRRQEQALIERRRNVRELGNLNQRLQELAGSIDGLYQDLEKARGQGAHRRSTDIEEAEPELPPAFEKLSPRQLEVAKLVGKGKTNYQIACELGITENTVKLYVSQVLRLTHMHNRTQLALALTPRTSPVHQRFTAH; this is translated from the coding sequence GTGAACAAGTACGCCAGCGCCGTGAAAATATTGGTCGTCGACGATGAGCCATTGGTTGTCGAAGAGTTGTGTGAGTTCCTTGAAGGCAATGGCTACACCTGCATCCCCGCGCATTGCGCAGTCGAGGCCATAGAACGCTACCAGGCCGACGAGCATATCGGCCTGGTGCTCTGTGACCTGGACATGCCGGATATCGACGGCGTCGAGATGGTCCATGCACTGAAAGGCATCAATGGCCGCCAACGCGTGTTCGAGGCGATCATGCTGACCGGTCGCGCCGAAAAGCAGGACGTGATCCGCGCCTTGCGCGAAGGCTTTACCGACTATTACCAAAAACCCATCGACCTGAAGGACCTGCTCGAAGGGGTGCGTCGCCAGGAACAAGCGCTGATCGAACGACGCCGCAACGTACGTGAGCTGGGCAACCTGAACCAGCGCCTGCAGGAGCTGGCCGGGTCCATCGACGGGCTCTACCAGGACCTGGAGAAAGCCCGAGGGCAAGGCGCGCACCGGCGCTCGACGGACATCGAGGAAGCCGAGCCCGAGCTACCGCCAGCCTTCGAGAAGCTTTCGCCGCGCCAGCTGGAAGTCGCCAAGCTGGTGGGCAAGGGCAAGACCAACTACCAGATCGCCTGTGAACTGGGCATCACCGAAAACACCGTGAAGCTGTACGTGTCCCAGGTGCTGCGCCTGACCCACATGCACAACCGCACGCAGCTGGCCCTGGCGCTGACGCCACGTACATCGCCCGTGCACCAGCGCTTTACCGCCCATTAA
- a CDS encoding tetratricopeptide repeat protein codes for MKAILLFTGLLLLGGCAGQPPEGIARLLGTPACGKPDADQQLALNLADEVLNEGRPHASLAHLQQLPDDLDQVRLRKARVLRLLGRSEAEPLYRSLLGGCLAAEGEHGLGQLASARGDDVQALRNLQRAVRLAPTDEKVRNDLGVVLMNLGNHEQARFEFLTAIELKDDNPLPAVNLVTLSLVEDNWQQATDLVARLRLKPEQFAEAQARAKQLKATGRGSVG; via the coding sequence ATGAAAGCGATCCTGTTGTTCACCGGCCTGTTGCTGCTTGGCGGCTGCGCGGGCCAGCCACCTGAGGGCATCGCCCGGTTGCTGGGCACCCCCGCGTGCGGCAAGCCCGATGCCGATCAGCAACTGGCCTTGAACCTGGCCGACGAGGTGCTCAACGAAGGCCGCCCCCACGCAAGCCTTGCGCACCTGCAGCAGCTACCGGACGACCTCGATCAGGTGCGCCTGCGCAAGGCGCGCGTGCTGCGCTTGCTGGGGCGCAGCGAGGCCGAGCCGTTGTACCGCAGCCTGCTCGGCGGCTGCCTGGCGGCAGAAGGTGAGCATGGCCTGGGGCAGCTTGCCTCGGCCCGCGGCGACGATGTACAGGCCCTGCGCAACCTGCAGCGGGCCGTGCGCCTGGCGCCGACCGATGAGAAGGTGCGCAACGACCTGGGTGTGGTGCTGATGAACCTGGGCAATCACGAACAGGCACGCTTCGAGTTCCTCACGGCCATCGAGCTCAAGGACGACAACCCGTTGCCGGCGGTGAACCTGGTGACCTTGTCGCTGGTCGAGGACAATTGGCAGCAGGCCACCGACCTGGTGGCCCGCCTGCGGCTCAAGCCGGAGCAGTTCGCCGAAGCGCAGGCTCGGGCCAAGCAGTTGAAGGCGACCGGACGTGGCTCGGTCGGTTGA